The following nucleotide sequence is from Azoarcus sp. CIB.
TTCATCCTCAAGCCCTTCCGCGTCGACCAGATCCTCAACTCGATCAAGAACTGCTTCCAGCGCGCCCACCTCGCGCGCGAGAACTTCATCCTGCGGCGCGAACTCGCGGGCCTGTCGGCGGACGTCGAGGGCCTGGTCGGGCGTTCGGCGGCGATGGAGAACTTGCGCACCGTGCTGCGCCGCGTCGCGCAGATGCCCAGCACCGTGCTGCTGCTCGGCGAATCGGGCACCGGCAAGGAAGTCGCCGCGCGCGCGCTGCATCGCATGAGTCCGCGCGCGCAACGCCCCTTCGTGCCGGTGAATTGCCCGGCGATCGCCGCCGGGCTGATCGAGAGCGAACTCTTCGGCCACGTGAAGGGCGCCTTCACCGGCGCGACCGAGACGCGCAACGGCCTGTTCTATTATGCTCACGGCGGCACGCTGTTCCTCGACGAGATCAGCGAGCTGCCGCTCGCGTTGCAGACGCGCCTGCTGCGCGTGCTCGAGGAGCGCAAGCTGAGGCCGGTCGGCTCGGAACGCGAGGTGCCGGTGGATGTGCGCATCATCGCCGCGTCGAACCGCGATCTAGCCGCCGAGGTCGCCGCGGGGCGCTTCCGCCAGGACCTGTACTTCCGCCTCGCGGTGGTGGAGATCGTGAGCCCGCCGCTGCGCGAGCGCGCCGAGGACATCCCGGATCTGGTGCGGCACTTCATGCAGCAGCTGACCGCGCAGTTGGGCGTTCCGGCGCTGGCGCTGTCGAACACGCTGTTCGCGCGCCTCGAGGCCTATGGCTGGCCGGGCAACGTGCGCGAGCTGCGCAACTTCATCGAGCGCTCGCTGATCCTCGGCGGCTTTCCGGTGGAGGCGCTGGGGGCACGCGCGGACGTGCTCGCGGGCGGCACGGACCTGCCGCTCGACGAGGTCGAGAAGCGCCACATCCTGCGCATGCTGGATGCGTGCGGGGGGAACAAGTCGGAGGCGGCGCGGCGGCTGGGGGTGTCGCGCAAGACGCTGGAGCGCAAGTGCGCGGAGTGGGGCGAGTCGGTCGCGTGAGCGCGCGCCGACGCCCGTGAGACAGGACAGAGCATTGAAAGTGATCGGATTCGCCGGCTGGTCCGGCAGCGGCAAGACTTCGCTGATCGAGAAGGTCGTCGCGGTGCTGTGCGAGCGCGGCCTCGACGTGTCGCTGATCAAGCACGCGCACCACAGCTTCGACATCGACCACGAGGGCAAGGACTCGTGGCGCCACCGCAACGCCGGCTGCCGCGAGGTGCTGGTCAGCTCGGGGCGGCGCTGGTCGCTGATGCACGAGCTGCGCGGCGACCCCGAGCTGCCGCTGGAAGCGCTGCTGCAGAAACTCTCGCCCTGCGACCTCGTGCTGGTCGAGGGTTTCAAGCGCGCGGCGATTCCGAAGATCGAGGTGCGCCGCACCGCGGTGCGCGAGGCGCCGTTCTACCTGCAGGACCCGCACATCGTCGCGGTCGCGACCGACGTCGCACTCGACACCGCGCTGCCGCAGCTCGACATCAACGACCCGCAGGCGGTGGCGGATTTCGTCGTGGATTACGCGTTCAGGATGGCTCCGGCCTAGTCATGGGGGGCGCGGCCGATCAGGGCCGCATACCCCCTTCCCGAGTTCGTGCGATAGCTCTGTGGCCTTGCCCTGTCATCCCGCAGGTGAGTTTAGTGCGAGTAGGCTGTTGCGGGTGTTGGTGCGGGTCGCCATAGCGGATTAACCCGGCGCATCTCTCGCTCAATCATGTTTTGCCGGGCAAGATCAGTACTTGCTTGATTAGTCTCGGGCACCGCGGCAGCGACGGGCTTATCGTCCGGGCATGCCGAGCGCTGCGCGACGCGCTGAATGAAAAGTTGTGCGTCAGCGTCCGGAACGTAATAAATATCGCTCCGACGTGTCACGAAACGGTTCTGGTCGGTGATCGATGTCGTCACAATAATCTCGGTGCGGGTTGGACGAGCCGCATGACCGAGGCCAAAGTCAGATAAGGCTCCGGCCGCGAGCAAGGCAGCATTCGTTTCGTTGTCAAATACCGCATTACGGATTACTGCCACACCTGCCGCGAGGGCGGTCAGTCGTCCGGGCGCGTAATTTGGCACATCGTTACCGTGCACGATCAGCTGACTGTCATACTGAATCTCCACGACCTGACCATCTGCCTGGAAACCCCTCCCGGTAGCGACGTCCATTTTGCAAACGCTAACTTGTGCGCCGGCAGTTACCAGGTGGGTGATCATGAATTCACGAAATGCGGTATTGAACGCGGTATTGCGGGCTGGCGCGACGATCAGAGCGCGCCCCTGCAACTGCGCTTTCGTGCTCACCTCCTGAAGCGTTTGCGAAACAACGTCATCGGCAACTACATCCCAATGATGTGCCGTACGTGCAACCTTTTGATATGAAATAGGGAAATTTTGTGCAACCGGCGCAGGGCTCGCACATCCGACAAGCGCAGCGATAGTTGGGATGATTACTGCGTAACTGGATTTCATGATTACTCCATGCGGACGTGATCGGTTCTCATACCCTAGTATGTACGCCTCATGATCCACCATGGCTAGATTTGCCCAATGACCCGTGACAAGTGTCATAGGACGTGGTGTGCTCGATCTGTCGCCCTGATGGAATCGGGGCTGAGTTCGCGGGGAGACCGTAGTCCTTCAGCCTGCAGCCAGCACCCGTCCCAGTGCCGTAAGCTCGTAGCCGCCCAGCTGGGCCGCGAGGTCGCGTATCGCGGCGCTGCCGAGGCGCGCGAGCAGGCGCTGGAAGAGGTGGCGGAAGTAGATTTCCTTCGGCAGCGCAAGGTCCAGCGCTTCCCAGCCCAGCGGCAGGAAGTCGAGGCCGAATTCGCTCGCGGTCGCGCGCGTGCCGGGGGTGCAGTCGGCGGCGTTACGCACGAGGAGTGCCGCGGCTTCGCGTTCGCCGGCGATCGTCGCGACGGCGCTGCAGTCTTCCGGGCGCAGGCCGCGCGCCTTGAGCGCCGAGGCGAGGAAGTGCGCGGCGCCGGAACCGGCTTCGCGCATGGCCCAGCGCACGTCGAAGGCGGCGAGCGTTTCGAGCTGGTCGATGCCCAGGCCGGGACGCAGCAGCACCCCCTGTTCGCGCTGGCCGATGCGTACCAGCGTCCAGCGCGCATGGCCGGGATGGGCGCGCAGCAGCGTTGCGTGCTGGGTCGCGCTGTGCTCGACGTCGCCCCAATGCACGACGGAGATGTCGGCGCGGCGGCGGGCGAGCTGTTCGAGGCCGGGCAGGGTTGCGGTCGGGCTGTAGGCGACGAAGGCTTCGGCGCCGAGTTCGGCGGCCAGTGCGCGCACCGCGGCGGCGAGCAGGGCGTCGTCGCCGCCAGCGATCAGCAGGCGGTCGGTGAGCACGCCGCCGTGCGCCTGTTCGAGCAGCCAGTCGTCGAGCAGGCGGCGTGGAAACAGCCACTTGCCGCCGACGCGCGCGGCCGGGACTTCGCCGCTGTTGGCGAGCTCGTACAGCTTCTTCTCGTTGAGGTGCAGGTAGGCCGCCGCCTGCCTCGCTGTGAGGCAGGGGCTTTCCGGCGCAAGGTGTTCGACGACTGGCGGCTCGGGCGCGCTCATCGTCCGACGTCGTCGAGCTCGTCGCGGGTGTTGATGTTGCGGAACGCGGCTTCCTCGTCGTCGAACTGCACTTCGACGACCTTCAGTGTGGCGTACCAGAAGTCGATCTTGCGGCCGCCGCCGGCGAGGAACGCGTCGAGGTGCGGCAGCACGTCGCGCCGGCACAGGCAGAACACCGGGTGGGGCTGGTCGAAGGTGCGCGCGACGGCGAGCTCGGCGCCGGCTTCCGCGAGGCCGCGATACAGGCGTTCGACGAGATCCGCCGGAAGGAAGGGCGAGTCGCAGGGGGCGGTCGCGACGAGCGGATGCTGCGCCCGCGACAAGGCTGCATGCAATCCGGCGAGCGGGCCGGCGAAGCCGCCGATGTCGTCGGGGAACACGGGATGGCCGAAGGCGGCATAGCGTTCGGCGTTCTGGTTGGCGTTGATGATCAGTTCGTCGACCTGCGGGCCGAAGCGCTCGATCACCCATTCGGCCATCGGCCGCCCGCGCAGCTCGACCAGACCCTTGTCGACGCCGCCCATGCGCCGTCCCTGCCCGCCGGCGAGGATGACGCCGGTGATTTTTTCGCACGCGCTCATCGGGTGAATCGCTCCTCGCCGGTGAATAGAAGGTAGTGCTTGCCCTGCGCGCGGCCGATCATCGTGAGGCCGATCTTGCGCGCGATCTCCCAGCCCATCTGCGTGAGGCCGGAGCGCGAGACGAGGAAGGGGATGCCCATCTGCGCGGTCTTGATGACCATCTCGGAGGTGAGCCGGCCCGTCGTGTAGAAGATCTTGTCGCCGCCGTCGAGGCCGTCCAGCCACATCTGCCCGGCGATCGCGTCGACGGCGTTGTGGCGGCCGACGTCCTCGACGAACATGAGGATGTCGCAGCCGTCCGCGGTGGCTTGGGCGAGCGCGCAGCCGTGCACGGCGCCGGCCTGCTTGTAGATCGATTCGTGGTGGCGCACCGCGTCCATCAGCGCGTACAGCGTCGCCTGCGTGAGTGTGCGGTCTTCCGGCAGGCGGATCGCGTCGATCTCGTCCATCAGCCCGCCGAACACCGTGCCCTGGCCGCAGCCGGTGGTGACGGTGCGGCTGCCGAGGCGTTCGTCGGCGTCCACGAGGCCGTTGCGCGTCTTCACCGCGACGGCATTGACCTCCCAGTCAACCTGCACCGCCTCGATGTCGTCGAGGCTCGCGACCAGGCGCTGGTTGCGCAGCCAGCCTATCGTCAGCGCCTCGGGCGCGGCGCCCAGCGTCATCAGCGTGACGATCTCGCGGCGGTCGACGTAGATCGTCAGCGGGAACTCGCCGGCGATCTGCGTCGGCACGTTCTCGCCGTTCTCGTCGACGGCCGGGATCGTCACCGTCAGCGGGTGGCTCGCGTGGCTCAGCAGCGGACGGCGCGGCGTGTCGGGGGCTGGGGGCATGGAGATGGACGGGTAGGTTCGAGGGGGTATTCTAGCCGCAGGCGCCGCTCGCGAGGTTCGCCGGCCGCGGCCGCTTCGCCTATCCTATGAGGGATCGAGTCACCCGGAGTTCGCCGCATGGACCGCTTTCCCGTCGCCGTCATCATGGACCGCCGCCGCCTGCAGAGCCGCTGGGCGGACGAGGCCTGGGAGGCCGTCGGCGTCGTGCCGGCCTTCGGCGACAACCCGGCGGCGACGCGCCAGCTGGTCGCCGAGACCGACCGCGACCAGTACCTCGTCGGCGGTTTTGCGCTGGAGCTGTTCCGCGACGAGGCGGACAACTACTTCCTCAACCTGAGTTCGCCGGTGCCCAAGGTGTTCGTGATGTGGCGCAAGGAGGACGGCGTCGCCAAGCCGCTCGTCGTCACTGTGAGCTACGGCGAGGCGGCGCGCCTGCTCGACTCGGGCGAACAGGTCGATGGCGTCGCGATGTCGCGCGAGATCGCCGACTGGGTCGGTGCGTTCGTGAACCTGCACTACAAGCCGGCACCGCGGAAGAAGATCCGCCGCAACGACCCGCTGGCGCAGGACCGGGAGCAGGGATGAGCCGTTTCCTCGAACGCTGGTCGCGGCTGAAGCGCGGCGACGCAGCCGCGGCCGAGCCCGTGGCCCCGGTGGTGCCGGCGACCCCGGCCGCGCAAGGCAGCGCCGCACCCGCCGTGGCGCCGCCCGCCGACGCCGGGTCCCCGGTGTCGCCCGCGGAGGCTGCGCTACCGCCCATCGACAGCCTGGATCTCGCGGCGGATTTCAGCGCCTTCATGAAGAAGGAGGTCAGCGAGTCGCTGCGCCGCGCGGCGCTGCGCAAGCTCTTCAGCGATCCGCACTTCCACTTCGAGCGCATGGACAAGCTCGACATCTACATCGACGACTACTCGGGCAGCGACCCGATCCCGGCCGACATGCTGAAGCGCCTGCGCCAGTTCGAGACGCTGCTCAAGGATGAGGATGCGGCCGCACCGGCGCCGGACTTCGTGGACGCGGACGCGGACGCGTCGACGGCGGCTGCGGACGCCGCAGCGCCGGCCGCCGAAGACCCGCCGCGCGAGCCGGCCCCCCAGTCGGTGTCCCCGCAGATGGGGCAAGAACGGGGAAAAACCCCGTAGCAAATGCGACATTTTGGGGACGCTGCGACTTTTAGTCCCGACTGACCCGATTTCGGGCTTGTTGCTACGGTAAATCAGGGATTCCTGCTCCCTTTTATTACCGCTTCCCTGGTACGTCCTCTGCTTGGGCTATAGCACCTCAATCAGCCAGGCAGACCATCCAAAGTGGAGAGACAGCTCAGACTGTGCGACTGCAATCGCAGTTTCGCGGTCGATGAAAAAGCCCTCGCGGCGGGCAGTACGGTGCCGCTCAAAGTCCATCACGAACTGTGCCGGCGGGAGATCGGCGAGTTCGAGTCTGCGCTCGCGTGCGGCGACGTGCTCGTCGGCTGTACGCAGGAGGCCGCGCTGTTTGCCGAAGTGGCGGCGGAGCGGCCGATGGCGCGCATCGACTTCTTCAACCTGCGCGAGAACGCCGGCTGGTCCGCCGAAGGCCGGGGCGCGACGCCCAAGATGGCGGCGCTGATCGCCGCGGCGATGCTGCCCGAGCCGGAACCGGTCGCGGGCGTGACGCTCGCGGCGGGCAACCAGCTGCTGATCGTCGGCGAGGCGGGCGCGGCGTTGGGCTGGGCCGAGCGGCTGGCGGCGCGCTTCGACGTGTCCGTGCTGCTCACCGGCACGAGCCGCGATGCCGAACTGCCGACCGAGCGGCGCTACGCGGTCTGGTCCGGCGCGGGCGTGGCGCTCACCGGCCACCTTGGAGCCTTCGACGCCGCGTGGACGCAGCAGAACCCGATCGACCTCGATCCGTGCGTGCGCTGCAACGCCTGCATCCGCGCCTGTCCGGAAGGTGCGATTGGCTGGGACTACCAGGTCGACGCTGCGCGCTGCCGCTCGCACCGTGCGTGCGTGACGGCCTGCGGCACGGTCGGCGCGATCGATTTTGCGCGCACCGACACGCGCCGAGAAGGGCGCTTCGACCTCGTGCTGGACCTCTCCGCCGAACCGCTGATCAAGCGCGTCGAGCCGCCGCAGGGCTACGCCGCGCCGGGGCGCGACCCGCTCGACCAGGCGCTCGCGGCGCAGGCGCTGGGCGAGCTCGTCGGCGAGTTCGAGAAGCCGCGCTACGTCGCGCTGGATGCCAAGCTGTGCGCGCACAGCCGCTCGCGCAAGACCGGCTGCACGGCGTGCATCGAGTCCTGTTCGGCGGAGGCGATCGCATCGGCGGGCGACACGGTGCGCGTCGATCCCTACCTGTGCCAGGGTTGCGGCACCTGTTCGACGGTGTGCCCGACGGGCGCGCTCGCGTCGCAATATCCGCGCGTCGAGGACCTCGGTCTGCGCGTGAAGACGGTGCTGACGCGTTATCGCGACGCCGGCGGCGAGGCGCCCGCGCTGCTGTTCCATTCGGCCGAGGCCGGCCGCGCGCTGATCGAGCGGCTCGCGCGCCGCGGCAAGGGCCTGCCGGCGCGCGTGATCCCGCTCGAGACCTGGAGCGCCGACGCGGTGGGGCTGGACCTGATGCTCGGCAGTCTCGCGCTCGGCGCCTGCCAGGTCGCCGTGCTCGCGGCCGGCACGCACGACGCGGCGCCGCTGCGCGCGCAGGCCGCGCATGCGCAGGCGATCCTCTCCGGCCTCGGCTATGGCGGCGAGCACGTCCGCGTGATCGATGCCGGCGACTGGCCCGAATTCGAATCCGCGTTGTGGGACTGGGCGCCCGCGCAGGGCGTGAGCCGCCCGGCGACTTTCCGCCTCGTGCCGAGGAAGCGCGACACGCTGGACCTCGCGCTGCGCCACCTGCACGCGCTGGCACCCGTGCCGGTCGCGGCGCTGGTAACCGAAATCCCGCTGCAGGCCGGCGCCCCCTTCGGCGCCGTCGCCGTCAGCGATGCCTGCACGCTGTGCATGTCCTGCGTCGGCACCTGTCCGACCGGGGCGCTCAGCGCTGCGACGGACGCGATGCGCCTCGGCTTCCTCGAGAAGAGCTGCGTGCAGTGCGGACTGTGCGCGAACGCCTGTCCCGAGAACGCGATCGCGCTCACGCCGCGCCTGTTGCTCGACGACGTGGCGCGCCGCGTGGTGCCGCTGAAGGAGGCCGAGATCTTCCACTGCATCCGCTGCGGCACCGCGATGGGCGCGAAGCCGATCATCGACGCGATGTTCGCGCGCCTTGCCGGCCACTCGATGTTCGCGAGCGAGGCGCAGCGCCGGCGCCTGCACATGTGCGCCGACTGCCGCGTGATCGACCTGATGGAAACCGAGAACGGCACCAAAGCCTGGGACATGACCGAATGAACGCCCCTGTCACGATCTTCCAGCCGCAGCACCCGGCGCCCGACGACGTACCGGTGCTCACCGACGAGGACCGCGCGCGGGCGCACCACTACGCGCTGCTGGGCAACCTGTTCTTCGCCGCGCCGGAGGGGCCGCTGCTCGGCGCGCTGGTCGCCTCCGCGCACGTGCTCGGCAGCGGCGACACGGCGTTCGCGGCCGCTTGGGCGGGGCTCGGCGAGATCGCCGCGGGCCGCGGGCAGCGACGCGGCCACCGTGCATGACGAGTACGACGCCCTGTTCTACGGCATCGGCCGGCCCGACGTGATGCTCTTCGGTTCCTTCTACCTCGCGGGATTCCTGATGGAGGAGCCGCTCGCCGAGCTGCGCGACGACCTCGC
It contains:
- the mobB gene encoding molybdopterin-guanine dinucleotide biosynthesis protein B, whose amino-acid sequence is MKVIGFAGWSGSGKTSLIEKVVAVLCERGLDVSLIKHAHHSFDIDHEGKDSWRHRNAGCREVLVSSGRRWSLMHELRGDPELPLEALLQKLSPCDLVLVEGFKRAAIPKIEVRRTAVREAPFYLQDPHIVAVATDVALDTALPQLDINDPQAVADFVVDYAFRMAPA
- a CDS encoding sigma-54 dependent transcriptional regulator, which codes for MQHEREGGAAGPAGTPEFNWQAHSVLIVDDEEGMRSFLERALKPRCGLVETAPDAEHAMRLMARLHFDLLILDIALPGKSGLDWLHELRESGFAGDVILITAFADLDTAINALRGGASDFILKPFRVDQILNSIKNCFQRAHLARENFILRRELAGLSADVEGLVGRSAAMENLRTVLRRVAQMPSTVLLLGESGTGKEVAARALHRMSPRAQRPFVPVNCPAIAAGLIESELFGHVKGAFTGATETRNGLFYYAHGGTLFLDEISELPLALQTRLLRVLEERKLRPVGSEREVPVDVRIIAASNRDLAAEVAAGRFRQDLYFRLAVVEIVSPPLRERAEDIPDLVRHFMQQLTAQLGVPALALSNTLFARLEAYGWPGNVRELRNFIERSLILGGFPVEALGARADVLAGGTDLPLDEVEKRHILRMLDACGGNKSEAARRLGVSRKTLERKCAEWGESVA
- the mobA gene encoding molybdenum cofactor guanylyltransferase MobA; translation: MSACEKITGVILAGGQGRRMGGVDKGLVELRGRPMAEWVIERFGPQVDELIINANQNAERYAAFGHPVFPDDIGGFAGPLAGLHAALSRAQHPLVATAPCDSPFLPADLVERLYRGLAEAGAELAVARTFDQPHPVFCLCRRDVLPHLDAFLAGGGRKIDFWYATLKVVEVQFDDEEAAFRNINTRDELDDVGR
- a CDS encoding 4Fe-4S dicluster domain-containing protein — its product is MERQLRLCDCNRSFAVDEKALAAGSTVPLKVHHELCRREIGEFESALACGDVLVGCTQEAALFAEVAAERPMARIDFFNLRENAGWSAEGRGATPKMAALIAAAMLPEPEPVAGVTLAAGNQLLIVGEAGAALGWAERLAARFDVSVLLTGTSRDAELPTERRYAVWSGAGVALTGHLGAFDAAWTQQNPIDLDPCVRCNACIRACPEGAIGWDYQVDAARCRSHRACVTACGTVGAIDFARTDTRREGRFDLVLDLSAEPLIKRVEPPQGYAAPGRDPLDQALAAQALGELVGEFEKPRYVALDAKLCAHSRSRKTGCTACIESCSAEAIASAGDTVRVDPYLCQGCGTCSTVCPTGALASQYPRVEDLGLRVKTVLTRYRDAGGEAPALLFHSAEAGRALIERLARRGKGLPARVIPLETWSADAVGLDLMLGSLALGACQVAVLAAGTHDAAPLRAQAAHAQAILSGLGYGGEHVRVIDAGDWPEFESALWDWAPAQGVSRPATFRLVPRKRDTLDLALRHLHALAPVPVAALVTEIPLQAGAPFGAVAVSDACTLCMSCVGTCPTGALSAATDAMRLGFLEKSCVQCGLCANACPENAIALTPRLLLDDVARRVVPLKEAEIFHCIRCGTAMGAKPIIDAMFARLAGHSMFASEAQRRRLHMCADCRVIDLMETENGTKAWDMTE
- a CDS encoding formate dehydrogenase accessory sulfurtransferase FdhD produces the protein MPPAPDTPRRPLLSHASHPLTVTIPAVDENGENVPTQIAGEFPLTIYVDRREIVTLMTLGAAPEALTIGWLRNQRLVASLDDIEAVQVDWEVNAVAVKTRNGLVDADERLGSRTVTTGCGQGTVFGGLMDEIDAIRLPEDRTLTQATLYALMDAVRHHESIYKQAGAVHGCALAQATADGCDILMFVEDVGRHNAVDAIAGQMWLDGLDGGDKIFYTTGRLTSEMVIKTAQMGIPFLVSRSGLTQMGWEIARKIGLTMIGRAQGKHYLLFTGEERFTR
- a CDS encoding helix-turn-helix transcriptional regulator, with protein sequence MSAPEPPVVEHLAPESPCLTARQAAAYLHLNEKKLYELANSGEVPAARVGGKWLFPRRLLDDWLLEQAHGGVLTDRLLIAGGDDALLAAAVRALAAELGAEAFVAYSPTATLPGLEQLARRRADISVVHWGDVEHSATQHATLLRAHPGHARWTLVRIGQREQGVLLRPGLGIDQLETLAAFDVRWAMREAGSGAAHFLASALKARGLRPEDCSAVATIAGEREAAALLVRNAADCTPGTRATASEFGLDFLPLGWEALDLALPKEIYFRHLFQRLLARLGSAAIRDLAAQLGGYELTALGRVLAAG
- a CDS encoding DUF3306 domain-containing protein; the encoded protein is MSRFLERWSRLKRGDAAAAEPVAPVVPATPAAQGSAAPAVAPPADAGSPVSPAEAALPPIDSLDLAADFSAFMKKEVSESLRRAALRKLFSDPHFHFERMDKLDIYIDDYSGSDPIPADMLKRLRQFETLLKDEDAAAPAPDFVDADADASTAAADAAAPAAEDPPREPAPQSVSPQMGQERGKTP
- a CDS encoding DUF3305 domain-containing protein; its protein translation is MDRFPVAVIMDRRRLQSRWADEAWEAVGVVPAFGDNPAATRQLVAETDRDQYLVGGFALELFRDEADNYFLNLSSPVPKVFVMWRKEDGVAKPLVVTVSYGEAARLLDSGEQVDGVAMSREIADWVGAFVNLHYKPAPRKKIRRNDPLAQDREQG